In Temnothorax longispinosus isolate EJ_2023e chromosome 10, Tlon_JGU_v1, whole genome shotgun sequence, a single window of DNA contains:
- the LOC139820742 gene encoding odorant receptor Or1 isoform X2, whose amino-acid sequence MKERETIAPNFHLRVSLTIIRFLGTWPPATGNFRLLYLLYTACSFIFILGILLAAEIANVLANWGDMSKLVAVATLLMTNSTHASKVVVLLRRQARIQALLDIANSPAFSRYDKVHEDLLISYTWKGLFHHAVYQSFGGIAVLCWGFTPIADLVAGRSRQLPMEGWYPYNTTATPAFEITAAHQGIAIIIACFHNVAMDTLMTGLITVACSQLAILERNIISINNEESIHEVQNNNDKTELLAVEGRALSYQLLKRCAVHNNMIFHFTNEIQDIFSTVIFFQFLSNCVIICLIAFNVSQMKVYIPAVLIGMLTYMCCMTYQIFIFCWHGNELHLHSIRLVTAAYSNNWFSNSDRFKRSLQIVMTRAHRPFTLSAGKVMSLSLNTFVQKAMESLTNLSPTDNCLETRTA is encoded by the exons atgaaggaACGAGAAACGATCGCGCCGAATTTTCATCTGAGAGTGAGCTTAACGATTATCCGCTTCCTGGGTACGTGGCCACCAGCTACGGGCAATTTTCGGTTACTGTATTTGCTTTACACCGCTTGTAGCTTTATCTTCATCCTGGGTATCTTGCTCGCTGCTGAGATAGCAAATGTTCTTGCAAACTGGGGAGATATGTCGAAACTCGTCGCGGTTGCGACCTTATTAATGACGAATAGCACCCACGCTTCGAAG GTGGTCGTTCTTCTTCGTCGTCAGGCGCGGATCCAGGCGCTCCTGGACATAGCCAACAGTCCAGCATTTAGTCGCTACGACAAGGTGCATGAGGATCTACTCATAAGCTACACGTGGAAGGGCCTCTTCCATCACGCGGTTTATCAGAGCTTTGGCGGGATCGCGGTGTTATGTTGGGGTTTTACTCCGATCGCCGACCTGGTCGCTGGTCGTTCGCGCCAGCTGCCTATGGAGGGATGGTATCCTTATAACACGACGGCGACACCGGCCTTCGAGATTACTGCGGCGCATCAGGGCATCGCTATCATAATCGCTTGCTTTCACAACGTGGCGATGGATACGTTGATGACGGGCTTGATCACGGTCGCCTGTTCCCAACTGGCGATCCTAGAGCGCAATATCATCTCGATTAATAACGAGGAAAGCATCCATGAGGTGCAGAACAATAACGATAAGACCGAGCTACTTGCAGTTGAAGGGAGAGCCTTGTCTTATCAGCTACTCAAGCGATGCGCTGTACacaataatatgatatttca TTTTACGAATGAAATCCAGGACATCTTTAGTACTGTCATCTTCTTTCAATTTCTATCGAACTGCGTGATCATTTGTTTGATTGCCTTCAACGTGTCGCAG ATGAAAGTTTATATCCCAGCGGTGCTGATCGGCATGCTGACATACATGTGCTGCATGACGTATCAAATATTCATCTTCTGCTGGCATGGTAACGAATTGCATCTGCAT AGTATACGTTTAGTCACAGCCGCCTATTCGAACAACTGGTTCTCCAACAGCGACAGGTTCAAACGCAGCCTTCAAATCGTGATGACAAGGGCTCATCGTCCGTTTACTTTGAGCGCCGGCAAGGTCATGTCATTATCTTTAAATACTTTTGTGCAG aaagctATGGAATCTTTGACCAACCTGAGCCCCACTGACAATTGCTTGGAAACCAGAACCGCATAA
- the LOC139820742 gene encoding odorant receptor Or1 isoform X4, whose protein sequence is MKERETIAPNFHLRVSLTIIRFLGTWPPATGNFRLLYLLYTACSFIFILGILLAAEIANVLANWGDMSKLVAVATLLMTNSTHASKVVVLLRRQARIQALLDIANSPAFSRYDKVHEDLLISYTWKGLFHHAVYQSFGGIAVLCWGFTPIADLVAGRSRQLPMEGWYPYNTTATPAFEITAAHQGIAIIIACFHNVAMDTLMTGLITVACSQLAILERNIISINNEESIHEVQNNNDKTELLAVEGRALSYQLLKRCAVHNNMIFHFTNEIQDIFSTVIFFQFLSNCVIICLIAFNVSQMKVYIPAVLIGMLTYMCCMTYQIFIFCWHEYTFSHSRLFEQLVLQQRQVQTQPSNRDDKGSSSVYFERRQGHVIIFKYFCAESYGIFDQPEPH, encoded by the exons atgaaggaACGAGAAACGATCGCGCCGAATTTTCATCTGAGAGTGAGCTTAACGATTATCCGCTTCCTGGGTACGTGGCCACCAGCTACGGGCAATTTTCGGTTACTGTATTTGCTTTACACCGCTTGTAGCTTTATCTTCATCCTGGGTATCTTGCTCGCTGCTGAGATAGCAAATGTTCTTGCAAACTGGGGAGATATGTCGAAACTCGTCGCGGTTGCGACCTTATTAATGACGAATAGCACCCACGCTTCGAAG GTGGTCGTTCTTCTTCGTCGTCAGGCGCGGATCCAGGCGCTCCTGGACATAGCCAACAGTCCAGCATTTAGTCGCTACGACAAGGTGCATGAGGATCTACTCATAAGCTACACGTGGAAGGGCCTCTTCCATCACGCGGTTTATCAGAGCTTTGGCGGGATCGCGGTGTTATGTTGGGGTTTTACTCCGATCGCCGACCTGGTCGCTGGTCGTTCGCGCCAGCTGCCTATGGAGGGATGGTATCCTTATAACACGACGGCGACACCGGCCTTCGAGATTACTGCGGCGCATCAGGGCATCGCTATCATAATCGCTTGCTTTCACAACGTGGCGATGGATACGTTGATGACGGGCTTGATCACGGTCGCCTGTTCCCAACTGGCGATCCTAGAGCGCAATATCATCTCGATTAATAACGAGGAAAGCATCCATGAGGTGCAGAACAATAACGATAAGACCGAGCTACTTGCAGTTGAAGGGAGAGCCTTGTCTTATCAGCTACTCAAGCGATGCGCTGTACacaataatatgatatttca TTTTACGAATGAAATCCAGGACATCTTTAGTACTGTCATCTTCTTTCAATTTCTATCGAACTGCGTGATCATTTGTTTGATTGCCTTCAACGTGTCGCAG ATGAAAGTTTATATCCCAGCGGTGCTGATCGGCATGCTGACATACATGTGCTGCATGACGTATCAAATATTCATCTTCTGCTGGCATG AGTATACGTTTAGTCACAGCCGCCTATTCGAACAACTGGTTCTCCAACAGCGACAGGTTCAAACGCAGCCTTCAAATCGTGATGACAAGGGCTCATCGTCCGTTTACTTTGAGCGCCGGCAAGGTCATGTCATTATCTTTAAATACTTTTGTGCAG aaagctATGGAATCTTTGACCAACCTGAGCCCCACTGA
- the LOC139820742 gene encoding odorant receptor Or1 isoform X1, whose amino-acid sequence MKERETIAPNFHLRVSLTIIRFLGTWPPATGNFRLLYLLYTACSFIFILGILLAAEIANVLANWGDMSKLVAVATLLMTNSTHASKVVVLLRRQARIQALLDIANSPAFSRYDKVHEDLLISYTWKGLFHHAVYQSFGGIAVLCWGFTPIADLVAGRSRQLPMEGWYPYNTTATPAFEITAAHQGIAIIIACFHNVAMDTLMTGLITVACSQLAILERNIISINNEESIHEVQNNNDKTELLAVEGRALSYQLLKRCAVHNNMIFHFTNEIQDIFSTVIFFQFLSNCVIICLIAFNVSQMKVYIPAVLIGMLTYMCCMTYQIFIFCWHEYTFSHSRLFEQLVLQQRQVQTQPSNRDDKGSSSVYFERRQGHVIIFKYFCADNADVLFDFYSPSRFGCLTINSPIISDFVATYFL is encoded by the exons atgaaggaACGAGAAACGATCGCGCCGAATTTTCATCTGAGAGTGAGCTTAACGATTATCCGCTTCCTGGGTACGTGGCCACCAGCTACGGGCAATTTTCGGTTACTGTATTTGCTTTACACCGCTTGTAGCTTTATCTTCATCCTGGGTATCTTGCTCGCTGCTGAGATAGCAAATGTTCTTGCAAACTGGGGAGATATGTCGAAACTCGTCGCGGTTGCGACCTTATTAATGACGAATAGCACCCACGCTTCGAAG GTGGTCGTTCTTCTTCGTCGTCAGGCGCGGATCCAGGCGCTCCTGGACATAGCCAACAGTCCAGCATTTAGTCGCTACGACAAGGTGCATGAGGATCTACTCATAAGCTACACGTGGAAGGGCCTCTTCCATCACGCGGTTTATCAGAGCTTTGGCGGGATCGCGGTGTTATGTTGGGGTTTTACTCCGATCGCCGACCTGGTCGCTGGTCGTTCGCGCCAGCTGCCTATGGAGGGATGGTATCCTTATAACACGACGGCGACACCGGCCTTCGAGATTACTGCGGCGCATCAGGGCATCGCTATCATAATCGCTTGCTTTCACAACGTGGCGATGGATACGTTGATGACGGGCTTGATCACGGTCGCCTGTTCCCAACTGGCGATCCTAGAGCGCAATATCATCTCGATTAATAACGAGGAAAGCATCCATGAGGTGCAGAACAATAACGATAAGACCGAGCTACTTGCAGTTGAAGGGAGAGCCTTGTCTTATCAGCTACTCAAGCGATGCGCTGTACacaataatatgatatttca TTTTACGAATGAAATCCAGGACATCTTTAGTACTGTCATCTTCTTTCAATTTCTATCGAACTGCGTGATCATTTGTTTGATTGCCTTCAACGTGTCGCAG ATGAAAGTTTATATCCCAGCGGTGCTGATCGGCATGCTGACATACATGTGCTGCATGACGTATCAAATATTCATCTTCTGCTGGCATG AGTATACGTTTAGTCACAGCCGCCTATTCGAACAACTGGTTCTCCAACAGCGACAGGTTCAAACGCAGCCTTCAAATCGTGATGACAAGGGCTCATCGTCCGTTTACTTTGAGCGCCGGCAAGGTCATGTCATTATCTTTAAATACTTTTGTGCAG ATAATGCGGATGTCTTATTCGATTTTTACAGTCCTTCAAGGTTCGGCTGCTTAACGATAAATTCGCCGATAATATCGGATTTTGTAGCcacatattttctttaa
- the LOC139820742 gene encoding odorant receptor Or1 isoform X5, translating into MSKLVAVATLLMTNSTHASKVVVLLRRQARIQALLDIANSPAFSRYDKVHEDLLISYTWKGLFHHAVYQSFGGIAVLCWGFTPIADLVAGRSRQLPMEGWYPYNTTATPAFEITAAHQGIAIIIACFHNVAMDTLMTGLITVACSQLAILERNIISINNEESIHEVQNNNDKTELLAVEGRALSYQLLKRCAVHNNMIFHFTNEIQDIFSTVIFFQFLSNCVIICLIAFNVSQMKVYIPAVLIGMLTYMCCMTYQIFIFCWHEYTFSHSRLFEQLVLQQRQVQTQPSNRDDKGSSSVYFERRQGHVIIFKYFCADNADVLFDFYSPSRFGCLTINSPIISDFVATYFL; encoded by the exons ATGTCGAAACTCGTCGCGGTTGCGACCTTATTAATGACGAATAGCACCCACGCTTCGAAG GTGGTCGTTCTTCTTCGTCGTCAGGCGCGGATCCAGGCGCTCCTGGACATAGCCAACAGTCCAGCATTTAGTCGCTACGACAAGGTGCATGAGGATCTACTCATAAGCTACACGTGGAAGGGCCTCTTCCATCACGCGGTTTATCAGAGCTTTGGCGGGATCGCGGTGTTATGTTGGGGTTTTACTCCGATCGCCGACCTGGTCGCTGGTCGTTCGCGCCAGCTGCCTATGGAGGGATGGTATCCTTATAACACGACGGCGACACCGGCCTTCGAGATTACTGCGGCGCATCAGGGCATCGCTATCATAATCGCTTGCTTTCACAACGTGGCGATGGATACGTTGATGACGGGCTTGATCACGGTCGCCTGTTCCCAACTGGCGATCCTAGAGCGCAATATCATCTCGATTAATAACGAGGAAAGCATCCATGAGGTGCAGAACAATAACGATAAGACCGAGCTACTTGCAGTTGAAGGGAGAGCCTTGTCTTATCAGCTACTCAAGCGATGCGCTGTACacaataatatgatatttca TTTTACGAATGAAATCCAGGACATCTTTAGTACTGTCATCTTCTTTCAATTTCTATCGAACTGCGTGATCATTTGTTTGATTGCCTTCAACGTGTCGCAG ATGAAAGTTTATATCCCAGCGGTGCTGATCGGCATGCTGACATACATGTGCTGCATGACGTATCAAATATTCATCTTCTGCTGGCATG AGTATACGTTTAGTCACAGCCGCCTATTCGAACAACTGGTTCTCCAACAGCGACAGGTTCAAACGCAGCCTTCAAATCGTGATGACAAGGGCTCATCGTCCGTTTACTTTGAGCGCCGGCAAGGTCATGTCATTATCTTTAAATACTTTTGTGCAG ATAATGCGGATGTCTTATTCGATTTTTACAGTCCTTCAAGGTTCGGCTGCTTAACGATAAATTCGCCGATAATATCGGATTTTGTAGCcacatattttctttaa
- the LOC139820742 gene encoding odorant receptor Or1 isoform X3 produces MKERETIAPNFHLRVSLTIIRFLGTWPPATGNFRLLYLLYTACSFIFILGILLAAEIANVLANWGDMSKLVAVATLLMTNSTHASKVVVLLRRQARIQALLDIANSPAFSRYDKVHEDLLISYTWKGLFHHAVYQSFGGIAVLCWGFTPIADLVAGRSRQLPMEGWYPYNTTATPAFEITAAHQGIAIIIACFHNVAMDTLMTGLITVACSQLAILERNIISINNEESIHEVQNNNDKTELLAVEGRALSYQLLKRCAVHNNMIFHFTNEIQDIFSTVIFFQFLSNCVIICLIAFNVSQMKVYIPAVLIGMLTYMCCMTYQIFIFCWHGNELHLHSIRLVTAAYSNNWFSNSDRFKRSLQIVMTRAHRPFTLSAGKVMSLSLNTFVQIMRMSYSIFTVLQGSAA; encoded by the exons atgaaggaACGAGAAACGATCGCGCCGAATTTTCATCTGAGAGTGAGCTTAACGATTATCCGCTTCCTGGGTACGTGGCCACCAGCTACGGGCAATTTTCGGTTACTGTATTTGCTTTACACCGCTTGTAGCTTTATCTTCATCCTGGGTATCTTGCTCGCTGCTGAGATAGCAAATGTTCTTGCAAACTGGGGAGATATGTCGAAACTCGTCGCGGTTGCGACCTTATTAATGACGAATAGCACCCACGCTTCGAAG GTGGTCGTTCTTCTTCGTCGTCAGGCGCGGATCCAGGCGCTCCTGGACATAGCCAACAGTCCAGCATTTAGTCGCTACGACAAGGTGCATGAGGATCTACTCATAAGCTACACGTGGAAGGGCCTCTTCCATCACGCGGTTTATCAGAGCTTTGGCGGGATCGCGGTGTTATGTTGGGGTTTTACTCCGATCGCCGACCTGGTCGCTGGTCGTTCGCGCCAGCTGCCTATGGAGGGATGGTATCCTTATAACACGACGGCGACACCGGCCTTCGAGATTACTGCGGCGCATCAGGGCATCGCTATCATAATCGCTTGCTTTCACAACGTGGCGATGGATACGTTGATGACGGGCTTGATCACGGTCGCCTGTTCCCAACTGGCGATCCTAGAGCGCAATATCATCTCGATTAATAACGAGGAAAGCATCCATGAGGTGCAGAACAATAACGATAAGACCGAGCTACTTGCAGTTGAAGGGAGAGCCTTGTCTTATCAGCTACTCAAGCGATGCGCTGTACacaataatatgatatttca TTTTACGAATGAAATCCAGGACATCTTTAGTACTGTCATCTTCTTTCAATTTCTATCGAACTGCGTGATCATTTGTTTGATTGCCTTCAACGTGTCGCAG ATGAAAGTTTATATCCCAGCGGTGCTGATCGGCATGCTGACATACATGTGCTGCATGACGTATCAAATATTCATCTTCTGCTGGCATGGTAACGAATTGCATCTGCAT AGTATACGTTTAGTCACAGCCGCCTATTCGAACAACTGGTTCTCCAACAGCGACAGGTTCAAACGCAGCCTTCAAATCGTGATGACAAGGGCTCATCGTCCGTTTACTTTGAGCGCCGGCAAGGTCATGTCATTATCTTTAAATACTTTTGTGCAG ATAATGCGGATGTCTTATTCGATTTTTACAGTCCTTCAAGGTTCGGCTGCTTAA